The Desulfovibrio sp. genome has a window encoding:
- a CDS encoding Cache 3/Cache 2 fusion domain-containing protein has translation MKVGLQTKLLVPTLVTVILTMGLSSYFSYRKASEEIWNELVNSSQNIVNSVSKGMSIYAEDLLAITLIQSRTVRIGAMFASPDPSEEVKQAAIKSLGELKGFDSSIQAANILNAKGDTILSTDPQASGNFSDREYFKRAMKGEQSISEPLLSRVTGKPAFIVAAPVKSGDKVVGVLYARVDLAGFTDDMIAPVKVGQTGYAYMVDKSGLIFSHPDKERILKQNISEQDWGKKMLSQGKGVITYDSQGIQKTAIFTKEKTTGWTVAVTVNGEDIAHASASVRNTTLIFGGAGIILISLIIYLILHQVIKDLAANVDFAGAVAEGDLNRELAITRQDELGNLSNSLKIMVGKLKEMIETSNRKTKEAEEQTELARQAMAQADEARAMAETAKQEGMLAAAGKLEGVVAIVSSASEQLSAQVEESSRGSEEQARRTDETATAMEEMNATVLEVARNAGQASETTMQAKHKAEDGAVVVGKVVAGIGNVMTQAQELKTDMNILGKQAEGISQIMTVINDIADQTNLLALNAAIEAARAGEAGRGFAVVADEVRKLAEKTMSATKEVGDAISGIQQGTKKNVGNVENAGRLIEEATSLANMSGEALKEIVGLVELASDQVRSIATAAEEQSAASEEINKSIEDINRISSDVSDAMRQSAQAVGELAEQAHVLNSLIEELKFEGCGGGCDQAALPK, from the coding sequence ATGAAAGTGGGCTTACAGACCAAACTCCTTGTGCCAACGCTGGTTACGGTCATCCTCACCATGGGGCTTTCGAGCTATTTCTCCTACCGCAAGGCCTCGGAAGAGATCTGGAACGAGCTGGTGAACTCCTCGCAGAATATCGTCAACTCCGTGAGCAAGGGGATGTCCATATATGCTGAGGACCTCCTGGCCATAACGCTCATCCAGAGCCGGACTGTCCGGATCGGGGCCATGTTCGCCTCTCCGGATCCCTCGGAGGAGGTCAAACAGGCGGCAATCAAGTCCCTTGGAGAGCTGAAGGGATTCGACTCGTCCATTCAGGCCGCCAACATCCTGAATGCCAAGGGCGACACCATCCTCAGCACCGATCCCCAGGCTTCCGGAAATTTCTCAGACAGGGAGTATTTCAAGCGTGCCATGAAGGGTGAGCAAAGCATCTCCGAGCCCCTTTTAAGCAGGGTAACCGGGAAGCCCGCCTTCATAGTGGCCGCGCCGGTCAAGTCTGGAGATAAAGTGGTAGGCGTTCTTTACGCCAGGGTGGATCTGGCCGGGTTCACGGACGACATGATCGCACCGGTCAAGGTGGGGCAGACCGGATACGCCTACATGGTCGACAAATCCGGCCTGATCTTCAGCCACCCGGACAAGGAGCGTATCCTCAAGCAGAACATCTCCGAGCAGGACTGGGGCAAGAAGATGCTGTCCCAGGGCAAGGGAGTGATCACCTACGACTCACAGGGAATCCAGAAGACTGCCATCTTCACCAAGGAAAAGACCACCGGCTGGACCGTGGCCGTTACCGTGAACGGCGAGGACATCGCCCACGCCTCGGCTTCCGTGCGCAACACCACATTGATTTTCGGTGGTGCGGGAATAATCCTGATCAGCCTGATAATTTATTTGATTCTGCATCAGGTGATCAAAGACCTGGCTGCCAACGTCGACTTCGCCGGAGCCGTGGCCGAAGGAGATCTTAACAGGGAACTTGCGATCACCCGCCAGGACGAATTGGGCAACCTCTCGAATTCGCTCAAGATCATGGTGGGCAAACTCAAGGAGATGATCGAAACCTCCAACCGCAAGACCAAGGAAGCCGAGGAGCAGACCGAACTGGCCCGCCAGGCCATGGCTCAGGCGGACGAAGCCAGGGCCATGGCGGAGACGGCCAAGCAGGAGGGCATGCTGGCCGCTGCGGGCAAGCTGGAAGGGGTTGTGGCCATCGTTTCTTCGGCCTCCGAGCAATTGTCCGCCCAGGTGGAAGAGTCGAGCCGCGGTTCGGAGGAACAGGCCAGGCGAACCGACGAAACTGCCACAGCCATGGAGGAGATGAACGCCACGGTCCTGGAGGTTGCGCGCAATGCCGGCCAGGCATCTGAAACCACCATGCAGGCCAAACACAAGGCCGAAGACGGAGCAGTAGTGGTCGGGAAGGTGGTGGCCGGAATCGGCAACGTGATGACCCAGGCCCAGGAACTAAAGACCGATATGAACATCCTGGGCAAGCAGGCCGAAGGAATCAGCCAGATCATGACCGTGATCAACGATATTGCCGATCAGACCAACCTCCTGGCCCTGAACGCGGCCATCGAGGCGGCCAGGGCAGGCGAAGCCGGGCGCGGGTTCGCCGTGGTGGCCGACGAGGTGCGCAAACTTGCGGAGAAGACCATGTCCGCCACCAAGGAAGTCGGAGACGCCATTTCCGGCATCCAGCAAGGGACCAAGAAAAATGTTGGCAACGTGGAGAACGCCGGCCGCCTGATCGAGGAAGCCACATCCCTGGCCAACATGTCCGGAGAAGCCTTGAAGGAGATCGTGGGGCTTGTGGAACTCGCCTCGGACCAGGTGCGCTCCATAGCCACTGCCGCCGAGGAACAGTCCGCCGCCAGCGAGGAGATCAACAAAAGCATCGAGGACATCAACCGCATCTCCTCGGATGTTTCCGACGCCATGCGCCAGTCCGCCCAGGCGGTTGGCGAATTGGCCGAACAGGCGCATGTGTTGAACAGCCTGATCGAGGAACTGAAATTCGAAGGCTGCGGGGGAGGTTGCGACCAAGCCGCCTTACCCAAATAG